The following proteins come from a genomic window of Acidobacteriota bacterium:
- a CDS encoding DUF11 domain-containing protein, translating to MMKRFFVLAMLFFVLGLFSFGEDKVYFGVSQYDLLINKNFSKKYVEDFFRENAYRGANWVRIYSFFYGPYKYGDLIFSGFPNTYLPWKVVREESNNRKIFDLTQFSQEYEERLKWFFETAKYYGITVDICIFDTLAYRFEWDYHPFNPANNIQGFDGNYGGLPWNPYRVERTYFELYIKWLAEKLNPYDNIIIDLVNEGYPDSTKDMNVYGDFLKWEYNLVKKLFPNKIATLTTEAPLLYYIYCDVHEPHFIWGRSALYERTHRGELIIEYLESIPRPKILSSDNDGDPIPVWNVITSRNEGEISGLFQEAFKRNWGVDLTTLDYEKSFWTMEMGSEVYKSIFGKYPENWMVERRPNFSNVKYNYQEVDRITVRPGQPLTFTIDYKNTGGNGTGVTIINVVDSNLENIQPQNGGTLSGNKITWNIGNVDSNSGGRVSFTARVKANTPYGTKIFNSATINADHADPFNIKRIVITIIF from the coding sequence ATGATGAAAAGATTTTTTGTCTTAGCAATGTTATTCTTTGTTTTAGGACTTTTTTCATTCGGAGAAGATAAAGTATATTTTGGAGTCTCCCAGTATGACCTTCTAATAAACAAAAATTTCTCAAAAAAGTATGTTGAAGACTTCTTTAGAGAGAATGCCTACAGAGGTGCAAACTGGGTCAGGATTTATAGCTTTTTTTATGGACCTTACAAATATGGGGATTTGATATTTAGTGGATTTCCAAATACGTACCTTCCCTGGAAAGTAGTAAGAGAAGAAAGCAATAACCGAAAAATTTTTGACCTTACTCAATTCTCCCAGGAATATGAAGAAAGGTTAAAATGGTTTTTTGAAACGGCAAAGTATTATGGAATTACAGTAGATATTTGCATATTTGACACGCTTGCTTACCGATTTGAATGGGACTACCATCCTTTCAACCCTGCCAATAACATCCAGGGATTTGATGGCAATTACGGAGGACTCCCATGGAATCCATACCGAGTAGAAAGAACCTACTTTGAGTTATACATAAAATGGTTAGCAGAGAAGTTAAACCCTTATGACAATATAATAATAGATCTCGTTAATGAAGGGTATCCAGACTCAACTAAAGATATGAATGTATATGGGGATTTTCTCAAGTGGGAATATAATCTGGTAAAGAAGCTTTTCCCAAATAAAATTGCTACTCTCACCACTGAAGCTCCACTTCTTTATTATATTTATTGTGATGTGCATGAGCCTCACTTTATCTGGGGAAGATCTGCCCTTTACGAAAGAACTCACAGGGGCGAATTGATAATAGAGTATCTTGAGAGCATACCCCGACCCAAGATATTAAGTTCTGATAATGATGGCGATCCAATTCCTGTATGGAATGTCATTACCAGTCGAAACGAAGGTGAAATATCTGGATTATTCCAAGAAGCATTTAAAAGGAATTGGGGTGTGGATCTCACTACCCTCGACTACGAAAAATCTTTCTGGACGATGGAAATGGGATCAGAAGTTTATAAATCAATTTTTGGTAAATACCCTGAAAACTGGATGGTAGAGAGAAGACCCAACTTCTCCAATGTTAAATATAACTACCAGGAAGTGGATAGAATAACTGTAAGACCAGGACAACCCCTCACCTTCACAATCGATTACAAGAATACAGGTGGAAATGGAACAGGCGTCACGATTATTAATGTAGTTGATTCAAACCTTGAGAATATACAGCCTCAGAATGGTGGAACTCTTTCTGGAAATAAAATCACCTGGAATATCGGTAATGTTGATTCTAATAGCGGAGGAAGAGTGAGTTTCACAGCAAGGGTAAAAGCGAACACTCCCTATGGAACAAAAATCTTCAACTCTGCTACAATCAATGCAGACCATGCAGATCCTTTTAATATAAAACGCATAGTGATAACAATAATCTTTTAG
- a CDS encoding trehalase family glycosidase, translating to MRIQFFIRKGLMCLVSLLFLINFNLFSERVEYPRGEKKNLSETKLVSRERILIDALDADSWAGIVFATKEDSVFAFRFGIYYQGRIIDGRSVFYSISKVGPHSPDGTYAEVEFDAGVNIDVFSTREEIRALSPVDREDKEKFKDRTVLIQWTKIDPLTVIGKVKIPKNSSLLITAYFPWDYKGKYRYIRKSNVITGSSNISSGFSKFVISTSIRPSRYGQFDSFDSIYDAVKKDSPEKFIHKTREPSPFLTLMYDTKEERTLYFTAKIGKILQALIDESKKLTNINFINQNLERFKLSYEKNRVKTTGLFDQTAEALTNNLYWMTLYHPELKQTYIPAGRRWIFPDRDGKPMKWTIFEWDGFFNALEVSLESKKHAIDMLKAVLQTQYEDGNIPNWRGEVWGTNDRTQPPVGGYCTLKIFYRLNQDLKILKFAYPYLKKWHSFWKTVVETGYPRRDGNNDGLLEWGSENHKNIFNMEKAEGLQRAMWESGMDDSPLWDDTKYIEERWTLNMNCLDLSSLYALDALCLSEMAKHLGLKEDEEMYLREYENLKELINEVMWNEAEGFYFDKYWDGKFSSRKAASNFYPLLAGIVPEDKIKRMIKHLLNEKEFWGEYILPTISRDDPAFKDQQYWRGTIWPPTNYLVYQGLKRYRLDEIASEYAEKSAKLFIKSWRKYQLCRENYDSRTGEGGGQRYQSWGPLFSLIALEEFFDYEPWAGIRFGSLGIKERSTVFNLPYMNRKYDITIGPDITEVKEDGRLIFRANKDAVIRNFINEKSRMSFEIKINSNAKLEINRKGLQNVGVRKDDKTIFEKKFPEDLKIIKLEPGIYSIEIT from the coding sequence ATGAGAATACAATTTTTTATACGAAAAGGCTTAATGTGTTTAGTTTCATTATTATTTTTGATTAACTTTAATTTATTTTCAGAAAGAGTTGAATATCCACGGGGGGAAAAGAAGAATCTAAGTGAGACAAAGCTTGTCTCTAGAGAGAGAATTTTAATAGATGCCCTTGATGCTGACTCTTGGGCGGGAATTGTTTTTGCAACTAAGGAAGATAGTGTATTTGCATTTAGATTTGGAATTTATTATCAGGGAAGAATAATAGATGGGAGAAGCGTATTTTATTCCATAAGTAAGGTTGGACCTCATTCTCCTGATGGAACCTATGCAGAGGTTGAATTTGATGCTGGGGTAAATATCGATGTTTTCTCAACAAGAGAGGAAATTCGTGCTCTTTCTCCCGTAGATCGAGAGGACAAAGAAAAATTTAAGGATAGAACTGTTTTGATTCAATGGACAAAAATTGACCCTTTAACTGTAATAGGGAAGGTGAAGATTCCAAAAAATTCATCTCTTCTTATTACGGCATATTTTCCATGGGATTATAAGGGTAAATATAGATATATAAGAAAATCCAATGTAATTACAGGTAGTTCGAACATTTCTTCTGGATTTTCTAAATTTGTAATCTCTACCTCAATAAGACCCTCGCGTTATGGACAGTTTGATAGCTTTGATTCCATTTATGATGCTGTTAAGAAAGACAGCCCTGAAAAATTTATACATAAAACCCGAGAACCCAGCCCTTTTTTGACATTAATGTATGATACAAAAGAGGAAAGAACTCTTTATTTCACAGCTAAAATAGGAAAAATTTTGCAGGCATTGATCGATGAAAGCAAAAAGTTAACAAACATAAATTTTATTAATCAAAATCTCGAAAGGTTTAAACTTAGCTATGAAAAAAATCGTGTAAAAACTACTGGTTTATTTGACCAGACAGCTGAAGCTCTGACTAATAATCTTTACTGGATGACTCTTTATCATCCTGAATTGAAGCAAACTTACATTCCAGCTGGAAGAAGATGGATTTTTCCGGATCGGGATGGAAAACCGATGAAGTGGACGATATTCGAATGGGATGGGTTCTTTAACGCACTGGAGGTTTCTTTGGAGAGTAAAAAACATGCAATTGATATGTTAAAAGCAGTTCTTCAGACTCAGTATGAGGATGGAAACATACCAAACTGGCGTGGAGAGGTCTGGGGAACAAATGACAGAACTCAGCCTCCTGTTGGAGGATATTGTACATTGAAGATTTTTTATCGGCTTAATCAGGATTTAAAGATTCTGAAGTTTGCATATCCTTATCTGAAGAAATGGCACAGTTTTTGGAAAACAGTTGTCGAAACAGGATATCCAAGAAGGGATGGAAATAACGATGGTCTTCTTGAATGGGGTTCTGAAAATCACAAAAATATTTTCAACATGGAAAAAGCAGAAGGGCTACAGAGAGCAATGTGGGAGTCAGGAATGGACGACTCACCTCTATGGGATGATACAAAATATATAGAAGAAAGATGGACGTTGAACATGAATTGTCTTGACTTAAGTAGTCTTTATGCGCTCGATGCATTGTGTCTTTCTGAAATGGCCAAACATCTTGGACTTAAAGAAGATGAAGAAATGTATTTAAGAGAATATGAAAATTTAAAAGAATTGATTAATGAAGTAATGTGGAATGAAGCTGAGGGTTTTTATTTTGATAAATATTGGGATGGAAAATTTTCCTCAAGAAAAGCTGCTTCAAATTTTTATCCACTTTTAGCCGGTATCGTTCCAGAAGACAAGATAAAAAGAATGATAAAGCATTTATTGAATGAAAAAGAGTTTTGGGGAGAATATATATTGCCGACTATATCAAGGGATGACCCTGCATTTAAAGACCAGCAGTACTGGAGAGGGACAATATGGCCTCCTACTAATTATTTGGTTTATCAGGGTTTGAAGAGATATAGGCTTGATGAGATTGCATCTGAATATGCGGAAAAAAGCGCTAAGCTTTTCATTAAGAGTTGGAGAAAATATCAGCTCTGCAGAGAAAACTATGATTCAAGAACAGGCGAGGGAGGTGGGCAGAGATACCAGAGCTGGGGGCCACTTTTTTCTTTAATTGCCCTTGAAGAATTTTTTGATTATGAACCATGGGCAGGAATACGATTCGGTTCTTTGGGAATAAAGGAGAGAAGCACTGTTTTCAATCTTCCTTATATGAATCGTAAATATGATATAACAATTGGACCTGATATCACAGAGGTAAAAGAAGATGGAAGATTAATTTTTAGGGCAAATAAGGATGCGGTAATAAGAAACTTTATAAATGAAAAAAGTAGGATGAGCTTTGAAATCAAGATAAATTCAAATGCCAAATTAGAAATAAACAGAAAAGGGCTTCAAAATGTAGGAGTAAGAAAAGATGATAAAACCATCTTTGAAAAAAAATTTCCTGAAGATTTAAAAATAATTAAATTAGAACCAGGCATTTACTCGATTGAAATAACTTAG